In the Malania oleifera isolate guangnan ecotype guangnan chromosome 1, ASM2987363v1, whole genome shotgun sequence genome, one interval contains:
- the LOC131152606 gene encoding peroxidase 51-like — translation MGGGIRALAVPVVYWWLSVSLLLWVAFPYPAAAQLRRNYYANVCPNVESIVRGVVRTKIQQTFVTIPGTLRLFFHDCFVQGCDASIIIASTGNNKAEKDNPDNLSLAGDGFDTVIKAKAAVDAVPRCRNKVSCADILAMATRDVIALSGGPSYAVELGRLDGLSSTAASVNGRLPQPTFNLNRLNSLFAAHGLSQADMIALSGAHTVGFSHCGKFANRIYNFSRVSSVDPALNQGYAAQLQSMCPKNVDPRIAINMDPNTPQVFDNMYYKNLQQGKGLFTSDQVLFSDRRSRPTVNAWASNSDAFNNAFVAAMTKLGRVGVKTGRNGNIRRDCSAFN, via the exons ATGGGTGGTGGCATCCGTGCTTTAGCAGTACCGGTGGTGTACTGGTGGCTCTCCGTTAGCTTGCTATTATGGGTGGCCTTCCCCTACCCGGCGGCGGCGCAGCTCCGGCGGAACTACTACGCCAACGTCTGCCCCAACGTCGAATCCATCGTCCGCGGAGTTGTCCGGACCAAAATCCAACAGACCTTCGTCACCATTCCGGGCACTCTCCGTCTCTTCTTCCACGATTGCTTCGTCCAG GGTTGTGATGCGTCGATAATTATTGCTTCAACCGGAAACAACAAGGCGGAGAAGGATAACCCGGATAATCTGTCATTGGCCGGCGACGGATTCGACACCGTTATAAAGGCAAAAGCCGCCGTCGACGCCGTGCCCCGTTGCCGGAATAAGGTTTCCTGCGCCGATATTCTCGCCATGGCCACCCGCGATGTCATTGCATTG TCTGGTGGACCGTCGTACGCGGTTGAGCTCGGAAGATTGGACGGGCTAAGCTCAACAGCTGCGAGTGTGAACGGGAGGCTGCCCCAGCCAACCTTCAATTTGAATCGGCTCAACTCCCTGTTTGCTGCTCACGGCCTCTCCCAAGCAGACATGATTGCTCTCTCAG GGGCACACACCGTAGGATTCTCACATTGCGGCAAGTTCGCGAACCGGATCTACAACTTCAGCCGTGTAAGTTCGGTGGACCCGGCGCTGAACCAGGGGTACGCGGCTCAGCTGCAGTCGATGTGCCCGAAGAACGTGGACCCGAGGATAGCCATCAACATGGACCCAAACACTCCTCAAGTCTTCGATAACATGTACTACAAGAACCTACAGCAAGGAAAGGGCTTGTTCACCTCGGACCAAGTCCTATTCTCGGACCGCCGGTCCAGGCCCACTGTAAATGCGTGGGCCAGCAACTCGGACGCCTTTAACAATGCCTTCGTTGCGGCAATGACCAAGCTGGGCCGGGTCGGAGTCAAGACCGGAAGGAACGGCAACATTCGCCGCGACTGCTCTGctttcaattaa